Proteins encoded by one window of Arachis hypogaea cultivar Tifrunner chromosome 1, arahy.Tifrunner.gnm2.J5K5, whole genome shotgun sequence:
- the LOC112800002 gene encoding probable esterase D14L codes for MGIVEEAHNVRIVGVEGNNNQIVLLAHGFGTDQSVWKHLVPHLIEEYRVILYDNMGAGTTNPDYYDFERYSTLQGFVYDLLAILEELQVQSCIFVGHSLSAMVGVIASISHPHLFSKLILLSASPRFLNDTDYYGGFHQEDLTQLFDGIRSNYKAWCSGFAPLVVGGDMDSVAVQEFSRTLFNMRPDIALSLAQTIFQFDMREFLSLVTVPCHIIQSTKDLAVPVVVAEYMQQKLGGKSIVEVMPTEGHLPQLSSPDIVIPVLLNHIRHNISS; via the exons ATGGGGATTGTGGAAGAAGCACACAACGTGAGAATAGTGGGAGTAGAGGGGAATAATAACCAAATTGTGTTGCTGGCTCATGGATTTGGGACTGACCAATCTGTGTGGAAACACCTTGTTCCACATTTAATTGAAGAGTATCGTGTGATCCTTTATGATAACATGGGTGCTGGTACTACAAACCCAGATTACTATGACTTTGAACGATATTCTACTCTCCAAGGATTTGTTTATGATCTACTTGCTATTTTGGAAGAGCTTCAGGTTCAATCTTGCATCTTCGTTGGTCACTCTCTTTCGGCTATGGTTGGTGTCATCGCTTCAATTTCTCATCCTCATCTTTTCTCTAAGCTTATCTTGCTCTCTGCTTCTCCAAG GTTTTTAAATGATACGGATTACTATGGTGGCTTCCACCAAGAAGACCTGACCCAACTATTCGACGGAATCCGCTCAAATTACAAAGCATGGTGCTCCGGCTTTGCGCCACTGGTGGTTGGTGGCGACATGGACTCAGTGGCGGTGCAAGAGTTTAGCAGGACATTGTTCAACATGAGGCCGGACATAGCTCTAAGTTTGGCACAAACCATATTTCAATTTGACATGAGGGAGTTTCTAAGTCTAGTCACTGTGCCCTGCCACATCATACAGAGCACTAAGGACTTGGCTGTGCCGGTCGTTGTTGCGGAATATATGCAACAGAAGCTCGGTGGGAAGTCCATCGTCGAGGTCATGCCCACCGAGGGACATTTGCCGCAGTTGAGCTCACCGGATATTGTCATTCCAGTGCTGCTCAACCATATCCGGCACAATATATCAAGTTAA